From Megalobrama amblycephala isolate DHTTF-2021 linkage group LG8, ASM1881202v1, whole genome shotgun sequence, the proteins below share one genomic window:
- the LOC125273614 gene encoding odorant receptor 131-2-like — MNSTVWIVDSYEEALAKNIVIVCLGFIINCINGMLVVTFFSNLMFSRDSRYILYIHLVINDMLMIFVSVTLYVLSYASPLVNVSWCCILMALGATTFMITPLNLAGMAIERFIAICKPLHHSQICTPQRTFIFICLLWVLGAMPSLVDIIILFSVQPISFFRSLILCYSFNLFPSKAHRDNTTASQVIYMSLVWIILIYTYCRVLFTARKAVLKGSANKAQSTILLHGIQLLLCMLSYITPFMYLTITPFFPHHRTKITFCIYLLTNIMPRLLSPLIYGVRDQKFVKQMKDYFTCRVIIVKIVPS, encoded by the coding sequence ATGAACTCAACAGTCTGGATTGTGGATAGCTATGAAGAAGCTCTTGCCAAAAACATTGTGATTGTTTGTCTTGGTTTTATCATTAATTGCATCAACGGAATGTTAgtagtgacttttttttctaatctaATGTTTTCAAGAGACTCCagatacattttatacattcaCCTGGTAATCAATGACATGCTCATGATATTTGTATCAGTGACTTTATATGTGTTGTCCTACGCTTCACCACTTGTTAATGTTTCGTGGTGTTGCATATTGATGGCTCTTGGTGCAACCACCTTTATGATCACTCCTTTGAATCTGGCTGGTATGGCCATTGAAAGGTTCATTGCGATCTGTAAACCACTGCATCACTCTCAGATTTGCACTCCACAAAGGACCTTCATCTTCATATGTTTGCTATGGGTTTTAGGTGCTATGCCTTCTCTAGTAgatatcattattttattttcagttcaGCCCATATCTTTCTTCAGGTCTCTTATACTTTGCTACTCATTCAATTTGTTTCCTTCCAAAGCCCACCGGGACAACACCACTGCTTCACAAGTCATCTATATGTCTTTGGTGTGGATAATTCTCATTTATACTTATTGCAgagtcctgttcactgccagaAAGGCAGTTTTAAAGGGTTCAGCTAATAAGGCTCAGAGTACTATACTGTTGCATGGTATCCAGTTACTTCTTTGTATGCTTTCCTATATCACCCCTTTTATGTACTTAACTATTACTCCTTTTTTTCCTCATCACAGAACTAAGATCACTTTCTGTATTTATCTGCTCACAAATATTATGCCTAGATTACTGAGTCCTTTGATTTACGGGGTCCGAGACCAGAAGTTTGTGAAACAAATGAAGGACTATTTTACATGTAGAGTTATTATTGTAAAGATTGTGCCATCataa